GCTCGATGAAGCCGAGAGCTTTTTGTTTAAGCTCTCGGAAACACGGCACAAGCGCAGCTTCAAGCAAATGAAGACGCTTGCATTCGACACGATGAAGATGTTGGACCGGATCAAAGGTCAGCACAATGGCCTGACCGGCGTTACAACGGGCCTCACTGATCTCGATAACCTGACAAGCGGCTGGCAGAAGTCCGATCTCATCGTACTCGCCGCACGGCCCTCGCAGGGCAAAACGGCGCTCGCGTTGAATTTCGCTCGTGCTACCGCAATGCACTCGAATCCAATTTTCAAAACTCCGGTCGCGATTTTCTCTCTTGAAATGGGCGCCATGCAGCTTGTGCTTCGCTTGCTGTGTGCCGAAGCGAAGGTCGATATGCAGCGCGCGCGAACCGGCCGCATGGATGATGCCGAATGGAGAAATATGTCGATGGCGATTGGCCGTCTCTCCGATGCGCCAATTTTTATTGATGATACTCCGGCCATCACGCCGCTTGAAGTCCGCGCAAAATGCCGACGATTGAAAGCGCAGCACAATATCGGACTTGTCATCATTGACTATTTGCAGCTCATGAGTGGGGGACATAACATGGAGTCCCGTGAGCGCGAAATCTCCATGATCTCCCGTTCGATGAAGGCGCTTGCGAAGGAACTCGATATTCCCGTGATGACACTCTCCCAGCTTAATCGCGGCGTCGAATCGCGCAACGACAAGCGCCCCATGCTGAGCGACTTGCGCGAATCCGGCGCCATCGAGCAGGACGCAGATATCGTTATGTTCATTTATCGCGCAGAGACTTATGGCCTGGAAAAGACCATGGTTCGCGGGGAAGCCGTCGACTCGCAAGGTATCGCGGAAATCATCGTCGGTAAGCAGCGTAATGGCCCGATCGGCGAAGTGGCCGCGACGTTCCAAAAGCACTACGGTCGATTCGAGAACTACACGAACTGGCCTTCGTTTGAAGCGCTGCCGGAATCCTCGATTGGCGGCGAGGCGGCATTCTGATCCTACCGATCCGCCTTGCCCGCGAACAATAAGCCCGTGATACCCCGATTTTGTGAGATTTTTGAGATCAATCAGTTTGTTGTTATCCCACCGGAGTTCAATCTCAAGCATCTTCTTAATCTCATATCATCATGGTTCAGAAAAAGGCGCCGTCCCTCATCGTTCTCTCAGCTCCATCCGGCGCAGGAAAGACTACGATCGCCCACGCGATCCTCGCGCGACATCCGCAGGATTTAATCTTTAGTGTCTCAGCGACGACACGCGCAATGCGCGAAGGAGAGCGCGACGGCATTGACTACTATTATGTCACTCGGGAGAAGTTCGAAGATTTGATCCGCACGGGCTCCCTCATCGAGCATGAAGAGATTTTTGGCAATTACTATGGCACCCCGGTCGCGGAGATCGATCGCGCTCGGCAGATGGGCAAGCGGCTCGTTTTTGATATTGATGTGAAAGGCGGACTTTCGATTCGCGACAAATTCCCGGATGACAGCATGCTGATTTTTATTGCGCCGCCAGACATGCATATCCTGGAACACCGGCTGCGAGAGCGCAAAACCGAGCCGGAGGAAACCATCCGGCACCGGCTCGAACGCGCGAATATGGAGATGGATTGGGCCTTGGATTATGACCACATTGTGGTCAATGATAACTTGGAAGAGGCTATCGCGGATGTCGAAAAGATCATCTTCGAGCCAAATCCCTAGCCCGAGAAACCCGACCGGCACTTTCAGCGTTTGATGCCCGCCTTAAGAACTCGGTCGAACACGAAAAGACTATCCAATGGCTATCAAGCAAGAAAAACAGATCGACAAGCAGCACGTAAGCATTACGCCGGTGGATTTGCGGGAAATGGCAATCAAGGGCAAGTCGCTCTACCAGGCGATTGCAGTCACGGCGCGGCGCGCACGCCAGATCAACGATGAGATCAAGACCGAATATCAGGCGCGCATCTCGACACTTGTGCCGGTCGAACTCGATGAGGACGAGGAGTTCGAGGCCCCGAACTTCGATCAACTCAAAATCTCACTCGAAATTGATAAACTGGGCAAGCCCACTTTGGAAGCGCTTGAGGAGTTTCAGAACGACAAACTCGATTTCCGATTCCGGGATCAGGAGTAAAATCGGTCCCCGGTAATATTTACCTCTTTCGCCACTCCCATCAAAGGGGAGTGGCATTTGTGTCTCTGGGACAAAAAAATCGCATGGAATGGAAAACCACATGAATTTCGCATAATTCGCGATAACGAAGATGCTTTTCTTAGGCGAATAGTTCAGAAAGTCCTTTATTATCAAAGGCTTCATACGTCCCCGACTCAGAACTTCCCATTCAATGAATGATCCGCGTGTTGGAGCGTCCCATAATACCAAAAGATAAATTTTCTGTGATTCCTTGCGTAGCCCTCGAAGAATATGTTATATTTGAGGGACGGAATTCCGAGATGGGGTTCCGGAAGTCCGGTTTTGTGCTCGGTGCCCACACACCTGGCATGCATTCAGGATGCCGATCGTAACGGTAATCTGATTCGGGCGGGACGAGCGATCGTCCGTTTTGCTGGTTCGTTAATAAGCCTTCTTCAACACAAAAGGATTTGACTGCAACTTCGCTGTGCTCGGCTCTGAGGCCCTTATATGATCGACCATTCATGGCCGTTTCAACGCTCTGGTCACCGCAGCAGCATCTTTTCTCGATGATTCGGATACCCGTTGATTTCTCATTCCGGCATAGCCAGGATCCATCTCGGCGGTTCGTGTGCATACCCGCATCGAGCACTGTTGCATCAACTTCCTTCGCATAAACAAGTTTAAATCATCCGGTACTCTAACGAGACCTTGAACTCATAGACAGCAACTCGTATGAAACGATTTTTAGCATTGCTCGCAACCGGCGCTTTCGTCGGACTCGGACTCACCACGAGCGCTTTCGCTCAAACCCGCTCCATCGGAGCCGGCGCCCTTGTGCTCGACGATTATCTGGGGCACACGATCACCGTTCAAACACCTCAATTTGGAAGTCAAGCCTGGCTTAACTGGCAGGCGAATGGATTCCCCAGCTATACCTGGACGGCACCAATCCCTCCTGCGGCTGGCGCGCAAGGTGGGTTTATTTTCTCCGGACCTCTGACGCCAACGGCGCCAGTCTATCCGACGGCACATCTTTACCCATACTGGTTGTATCCGAATCAGACGGGCTTCAATAACAGCGGCGGCTCCGGTGGCGCATGGGATTACGCGACATCATCACAGCTCGGATTGCTGGACAATGCGCTGACGGACGCCCACATCTTTGTTGGCAATGCCAGTAACATCGCCACGGACGTCGCAATGTCCGGGGATGCTACAATCGACAATACCGGTGCGCTGACGCTCGCGAATACGACCGTAACGGCAGGCCCATACGGCGATGCAACTCATTATCCGACATTCACTGTCGATGCCAAGGGTCGTTTGACCGCCGCCGGTGTTGTGCCGACTTCTGGTGCTCTGACGACGAACCATATTTTCGTTGGTAATGCCACCAATGTCGCGACCGACGTTACATTAGGCGGAGACGCAACGATCGTCTTCAACGGCGTTGGACCGACCGGTGTAATGACGCTCGCTAATACAGCCGGTGCCCGTTCGGATATTGGCCTCGGCACAGCAGACAGCCCGACGTTTACCGGACTGACTCTGAGTGGGCTTACCGCCAATGCACCAGTTCGTACGGGTGCAGCAGGCGTGCTCACGACTGGCGCGACCAGCCTCACCTCTGAGGTAAGTGGGATTCTGCCGGTGGCAAATGGCGGTACAAATTCTGGTGCTGCTCTGGCAAACGGCAAGATAATGGTCTCCAGTGGAGGCGCAATCATTGAGGCCGCGAATGTGACCA
The nucleotide sequence above comes from Bacteroidota bacterium. Encoded proteins:
- the dnaB gene encoding replicative DNA helicase; its protein translation is MSLEPIPQKMSPGFRTSRNYLKSFSELFEKLAPGGLVPPQAVAFEQSLLGAMMIDKASANKSLEIMGDRGYDDSPFYREAHTMIYRAMVTLDNRAEPIDLLTVTNQLRLDGRLDEVGGPSYLVELTTQVVTTVNIESHARVVIEKHVARELIRICEEIKLRAFEGEFDTFDLLDEAESFLFKLSETRHKRSFKQMKTLAFDTMKMLDRIKGQHNGLTGVTTGLTDLDNLTSGWQKSDLIVLAARPSQGKTALALNFARATAMHSNPIFKTPVAIFSLEMGAMQLVLRLLCAEAKVDMQRARTGRMDDAEWRNMSMAIGRLSDAPIFIDDTPAITPLEVRAKCRRLKAQHNIGLVIIDYLQLMSGGHNMESREREISMISRSMKALAKELDIPVMTLSQLNRGVESRNDKRPMLSDLRESGAIEQDADIVMFIYRAETYGLEKTMVRGEAVDSQGIAEIIVGKQRNGPIGEVAATFQKHYGRFENYTNWPSFEALPESSIGGEAAF
- the gmk gene encoding guanylate kinase, which produces MVQKKAPSLIVLSAPSGAGKTTIAHAILARHPQDLIFSVSATTRAMREGERDGIDYYYVTREKFEDLIRTGSLIEHEEIFGNYYGTPVAEIDRARQMGKRLVFDIDVKGGLSIRDKFPDDSMLIFIAPPDMHILEHRLRERKTEPEETIRHRLERANMEMDWALDYDHIVVNDNLEEAIADVEKIIFEPNP
- a CDS encoding DNA-directed RNA polymerase subunit omega, producing the protein MAIKQEKQIDKQHVSITPVDLREMAIKGKSLYQAIAVTARRARQINDEIKTEYQARISTLVPVELDEDEEFEAPNFDQLKISLEIDKLGKPTLEALEEFQNDKLDFRFRDQE